A window from Candidatus Angelobacter sp. encodes these proteins:
- a CDS encoding AAA family ATPase produces the protein MLIIFSGLPGTGKTTLAKRLAARLNAVYLRADTIETALVQGGIKDVGGLGYTVGYATAKENLSLGNNVIADSVNPWQLTRDAWRQAAKDAGAPFIDVEIVCSDRREHRRRIENREIDIAGLKPPAWQDVLDRDYHPWTDPRIQIETAGRAVEEVLEELLQHISAHSDHCRIP, from the coding sequence ATTCTCATCATCTTCTCGGGCCTGCCCGGGACTGGCAAAACGACTCTTGCCAAGCGACTGGCGGCGCGACTGAATGCTGTTTATCTGCGCGCCGACACGATCGAGACAGCGCTCGTCCAGGGCGGAATCAAAGACGTCGGCGGCTTGGGTTATACGGTCGGCTATGCCACCGCCAAGGAAAACCTGAGCCTCGGCAACAACGTCATCGCCGACTCCGTCAACCCGTGGCAACTCACCCGCGACGCCTGGCGTCAAGCTGCCAAAGACGCGGGCGCCCCTTTCATCGATGTCGAAATCGTGTGTTCTGATCGGCGCGAACATCGTCGAAGAATTGAGAACCGTGAGATCGACATTGCGGGCCTCAAGCCGCCCGCCTGGCAGGATGTGTTGGATCGCGACTACCATCCCTGGACCGATCCTCGCATTCAAATTGAGACCGCGGGGCGAGCCGTCGAAGAGGTGCTGGAAGAGTTGCTCCAGCACATCTCCGCGCACTCGGACCACTGCCGAATTCCCTGA